The following coding sequences lie in one Homo sapiens chromosome 6 genomic scaffold, GRCh38.p14 alternate locus group ALT_REF_LOCI_5 HSCHR6_MHC_MCF_CTG1 genomic window:
- the RING1 gene encoding E3 ubiquitin-protein ligase RING1, whose product MTTPANAQNASKTWELSLYELHRTPQEAIMDGTEIAVSPRSLHSELMCPICLDMLKNTMTTKECLHRFCSDCIVTALRSGNKECPTCRKKLVSKRSLRPDPNFDALISKIYPSREEYEAHQDRVLIRLSRLHNQQALSSSIEEGLRMQAMHRAQRVRRPIPGSDQTTTMSGGEGEPGEGEGDGEDVSSDSAPDSAPGPAPKRPRGGGAGGSSVGTGGGGTGGVGGGAGSEDSGDRGGTLGGGTLGPPSPPGAPSPPEPGGEIELVFRPHPLLVEKGEYCQTRYVKTTGNATVDHLSKYLALRIALERRQQQEAGEPGGPGGGASDTGGPDGCGGEGGGAGGGDGPEEPALPSLEGVSEKQYTIYIAPGGGAFTTLNGSLTLELVNEKFWKVSRPLELCYAPTKDPK is encoded by the exons ATGACGACGCCGGCGAATGCCCAGAATGCCAGCAAAACGTGGGAACTGAGTCTGTATGAGCTGCACCGGACCCCGCAG GAAGCCATAATGGATGGCACAGAGATTGCTGTTTCCCCTCGGTCACTGCATTCAGAACTCATGTGCCCTATCTGCCTGGACATGCTGAAGAATACGATGACCACCAAGGAGTGCCTCCACAGATTCTGCTCTGACTGCATTGTCACAGCCCTACGGAGCGG GAACAAGGAGTGTCCTACCTGCCGAAAGAAGCTGGTGTCCAAGCGATCCCTACGGCCAGACCCCAACTTTGATGCCCTGATCTCTAAGATCTATCCTAGCCGGGAGGAATACGAGGCCCATCAAGACCGAGTGCTTATCCGCCTGAGCCGCCTGCACAACCAGCAGGCATTGAGCTCCAGCATTGAGGAGGGGCTACGCATGCAGGCCATGCACAG GGCCCAGCGTGTGAGGCGGCCGATACCAGGGTCAGATCAGACCACAACGATGAGTGGGGGGGAAGGAGAGCccggggagggagaaggggatggAGAAGATGTGAGCTCAGACTCCGCCCCTGACTCTGCCCCAGGCCCTGCTCCCAAGCGACCCCGTGGAGGGGGCGCAGGGGGGAGCAGTGTAGGGACAGGGGGAGGCGGCactggtggggtgggtgggggtgccGGTTCGGAAGACTCTGGTGACCGGGGAGGGACTCTGGGAGGGGGAACGCTGGGCCCCCCAAGCCCTCCTGGGGCCCCCAGCCCCCCAGAGCCAGGTGGAGAAATTGAGCTCGTGTTCCGGCCCCACCCCCTGCTCGTGGAGAAGGGAGAATACTGCCAGACGAG GTATGTGAAGACAACTGGGAATGCCACAGTGGACCACCTCTCCAAGTACTTGGCCCTGCGCATTGCCCTCGAGCGGAGGCAACAGCAGGAAGCAGGGGAGCCAGGAGGGCCTGGAGGGGGCGCCTCTGACACCGGAGGACCTGATGGGTGTGGCGGGGAGGGTGGGGGTGCCGGAGGAGGTGACGGTCCTGAGGAGCCTGCtttgcccagcctggagggcGTCAGTGAAAAGCAGTACACCATCTACATCGCACCTGGAGGCGGGGCGTTCACG ACGTTGAATGGCTCGCTGACCCTGGAGCTGGTGAATGAGAAATTCTGGAAGGTGTCCCGGCCACTGGAGCTGTGCTATGCTCCCACCAAGGATCCAAAGTGA